The Meriones unguiculatus strain TT.TT164.6M chromosome 6, Bangor_MerUng_6.1, whole genome shotgun sequence genome has a window encoding:
- the Mrap2 gene encoding melanocortin-2 receptor accessory protein 2 isoform X2 encodes MNSFVSDFGKPLESDKVFSRQGNEESRSLFHCYINEVEHLDRVKVCHQTTAIDSDVQLQEAIRSSGRPEEEELSRFMKFDIPNFVNTDQNSSFGEDDLLISEPPVLLENKPVSQTSRIDLG; translated from the coding sequence ATGAACAGCTTTGTGTCAGACTTTGGGAAGCCACTGGAGTCAGACAAGGTGTTTTCTCGTCAGGGCAACGAGGAGTCcaggtctcttttccattgttaCATCAATGAAGTGGAGCACTTGGACAGGGTTAAAGTTTGCCACCAAACAACAGCCATCGACAGTGACGTCCAACTCCaggaagccatcagaagcagTGGGAGGCCTGAGGAGGAGGAGCTAAGCAGGTTTATGAAGTTTGATATCCCCAACTTCGTGAACACGGACCAGAACTCCTCCTTTGGGGAGGATGACCTGCTGATTTCAGAACCACCTGTCCTTCTAGAAAATAAGC